From the genome of Solanum dulcamara chromosome 12, daSolDulc1.2, whole genome shotgun sequence:
TCAGCCTGAGCCCAAACTTCGTAGCAATCTTGACATCTACAAAAGTATGGGTGGCCCCCGTGTCTACCATGGCCACCAACACTTGCCCATTCACTTTCATCTCAATGTGGAGCAGTGAGGAATGCGGATTTTTGGAAGACTCCCCCAAGGCATTTACTAATGAAATATTGTTATTCAAAAGCAAACCCAACGGGTTGGCCAAGGCAGCCACAACACCGCCTTCTTCATTCCCATTTCCACCAGCAATCATGGCATTCACCCGCTCCCTATTTGGACAGTTTCTGGCCATGTGGTTGCCACCACATGTCCAGCACCCTTTGTCACTGACCGACTTGTTCCTCGAACTGTCTGAGTCAGCCACAGCTTTGCCCTTTTCACCACTGCGCTCTTTTCTTTCATCCTTCTTCCACTCTTTCTTCTTCTCCGTCTTTTTCTTAGACTTCGAAGATGTAGGAGTTTCAGATGGTATCCTTAATGAACGAAATTCCACAAGAGAATCTGCAGCAGCAATGGcgcttgggagatccttcacgtTCTGCCTCCTAAGCTCATTCTGGGCCCAAGCCTGCATCCCCGAGATAAAGTTGTGCAACTTGTCCTCGTCGGACATGTTTTGGATATCAAGCATCAAAGAAGTGAATTCTTTGATATAGTCTCGAATAGAACCAGTGTGTTTCAAGCGCTTCAAACGATCCCTAGCAACCCATGAGGCGTTGCTAGAAAGAAATTGATCCCTCAATTCCTTCTTCAATTTTGCCCAAGAATCAATCCTAGGCCTCCCAGCACCTTCATCATCCGCATCTCTAgtcctccaccagagtttcgcGTCGCCTGACAAATACATTGTTGCAATATTTAGTTTGTCCCCTTCCGCAATGCGAGTAGTTGTGAAGTATTGCTCCATGTCCCAAAGGAAATTCTCCAGGTCCTTTGCAGATCGTGAGCCAATGAAACATTTTGGTTCAGGCACTCGAACTTTAGAAACTTCCACAGCCTGTACTCCGCTAGGGCCTGTAGCAATGGCCCTTCGCAAAACAGTGATTTCCAAGTTCAAATTCTCATTTGCCTTCCTCAAATCCTCGATTTGAGCCAAAGAGCCAACATGAAATCTATCATATTCAGTGTTTTTGAGAGTAACAATCTCTCTAAAACGAGCCAATTCAGCATGTAAGTCCTGAATTCGACTTACCAACGTTGATGCGTCTTCAACGTTCTCTGAAATTCCCACTAGTGTTTCTAGAGCCGCCACTCTATCTTTTGTGTTCCCAGCGTTTGTCATAGCGTTTCCAGTCAAGcaaagctctgataccagttGTAACAGGGTTAATTTTCGCCTCCGAATTCAACACAAAAATCTTCTCCGCTAGGCAGTCTACTTCGCAAATAGACTTCAGCCTACTTTCCGCTTTAACGTTTGAACTTAGCAACAATAAAGAACAAACACGCACAGCAACAAACAACACACAAAGATACAAGCTAAATGGCCCAACCTTTATTAATCTCTCACTCAGATTATTACAAAGGAATACACTCAGAAAATCAGGCTAAGACTACAAAACTTTGGCTCTCACACTTAGAATATATTTCACTCGTGACTGCCTTCACAAAGCCTAGGCAGTCCACTATATATAGACAAGCAAAACAACAGCTAGGGGGTAGGGACGTGCAGTCACGTGGCTGCATTACATGGGGGAAGTCATGGGGGAACAGCCTTCATCGTGTCCTGAAAATCCGGAGATCATGGGACGTGGTCGCTGAACAAGTCAACTGGCTCGCGTGCCTGGCACGCTGGTCTTCTGCGCGCATGCCTCGCCTGCGCGCCATGCCAGCGCCTCGCCCACGCCCATGCCATGCCAGTGCCCATGCCTTGCCAGTGTCGTGCCATGCCAACGCTATGCCATGCCAGTGCCCACATAGCCATGCCAGCTTCATGCCAACACCTTGCCATCTTCATGCCACCACCATGCCATGTCCCTCAGCCTTGGCCTCAGCTTGCCCATGCCAGCCTGCATGCCAGCTGATGCCTTGCCCTTTGCCTGCACGCATGCCCGCCTGGTGCCATGCGCCTGCCTGTGCCCTGTGCCATGCGCCTCGCGCATGCCTGCGCCTGTGCCATGTGCCATGCGCCTCGCGCATGCCTGCACCTGTGCCCTGCGCCTGTGCCATGCGCCTATCTCGCGCATGCCTTGGTGCCATGTGCCTATCTCGCACATGCCCGTCGCCAAGCTGCTTGCCATCACCCAAGCACCTTGCCTTGCTGCATGCCTTGCCATCAACCTGCAGCCTTGTACATTGCTTGCCACAGCCATCTAGGCTCATGCCAAGGGCCAATGTACAAACCCTTAGCACTGCCCTCGTCCACCATACGCCATGTCCAAGCTTAGGGGTCTAACATACTCTTATCTCTGTTACTTGTCTTGTCCACTTTTATCTATGCTGAAAAATCCAGGATACGGATTTATGGCTAAATGCTTATTGCAGGTCAATGGTAAATGGCGTCACACTAAACCCAACAAGCAGAGTAGCATGCGTTAGCTGTCGCAATGCTTTTACAATGGTTGGCTATTTTCTATGTGATCAGTTGGATATTTTCTATGTCATACTTAATAGACTAATCTTTTTTCCCTCTTTTACCATTTGCCTAAAAAATATTGGTGAAGATTGCAAGCCTAATCTTATATGTGATCGCATTTTTCGTCTTCAATAAGAAAACTTATAGCTCACAGGTTGACATTAAGAATCAGGTAAATTTTCATCAAGTGGTCACTCTGTATTTTCAACTGTTCCCTATTGggttaaattttgattaaagAAATAATACATGCAGTACCAATTGATGGCTTATATTTCGATTTTCATTGGAGCAGTCTTCGTGATTATATTTCAGCTTGGAACTAAAGAACCGAGGTTTGCTACATATTCCCAATCCTCTTTAGGAGTATATGCTAAGTTATTGTTATTGCTTGTGGATAATTCTTGGCGTCAACTGTAATTTATGTTTCTCTCACTGTTAACGTTGTAGTATTCATTTTACTTGGGCAGCCTAAAACTTAAATATGATGGGAAACGTGCTAAAGCTTCTTGGACATATTGGTTGAAGAAAGTCCTATATTACCAAGTACTTAGCATCTATGTGTTGACTAGAGTTGTGAGTAATGTTTCTCAGGTCAGTATTAACCTCTTTTTTTTCTGTTAGTTTTCAACTCTCAAATACACAGTAATTCAACACTCAAATACACAATAATGCATTGCTTAGGTCACCTAATTTTTAGTATCtgtatttttccttcttttttttttttttggctcaGACCTTCTTAGCTGTTTACGTTATCAATGATCTACGGATGAGCCCATCTTCAAAAGCCTTGGTATGGTCCTTGCCATCAAATTGAAATAAGGTGCTCCTCTTTTAAGGAAAAAAATCCAGtttattctaattaatattattCATGTGAATAGATTCCTGCCATCATATACTTATCCAGCTTCATCGCATCTGTCCTCCTTCAGGTTCTCTTCACCATTCAATTCATATTTGTTCCCCCAGACTTACTTTTTCTGCTCATgcataaagtattttgattgtttgtaggaGCTCAAATGGAGTGGTGAACGGTTGAAAGCCTTCTTTTCTGCTGGGGGTCTCCTTTGGCTATTTTGTGGAGCTGCAGTAATTTTCCTCCCAATAAACATGAATGCTTTTATGTATGTCTTGTCCATACTTATTGGCATAGGAAATGCGTTGATGATGGTaagtgagttttttttttttttttaaatttctagaTTGATTATCAATATGCATAGTTCTGTTGTTACCGATTAGTCAGTATGCATAGTTCTGTTGTTACCTGTATGTTATATGTATGGTATAATTCCTGTCATCAATGATCTTGTACAAGAAGTCCAGCTTGGCTTAGGCAATTAATCTGACATTTCATAACTTATGTTTTTATAACTGTTTAATTTCTAAAACAATTAATAAAAATGTATTCTAGCAACCATGGTAAAGCATGGAAAAGGTTACCTCCACTTGGTGTTCTACACTAAACAAAACCTTTCTTTTACTATTACTTGATCAAGGGTAGGGGAACTTATATCCGTAAAATTAATCTCAGGACAAGTCTAAATGGAAGTGAGGATTGATATACCCGACCACAACTAGCTTAGAACTGATGCATAGTTGTGATGTATCATTCTAaatctcttttcttttaatgaAAACAAGAAAACACATAATAAAGGAGCAATTTTCTTAGTAAACAGACTTATATATGCTTTATTAAGTTccaagaaaaatgaaattggTCGCGAATCGATTGTCAGATTATCAGATATCAGTGGCGTTCATTGTTTCTTGCTGCAAAGTAACTCTGAGTTGATAATTAAGCCAACCGGTTCATATGTCATATATTTGCATTGCTATATGATAGAAGTTTTTCATTTGGATGACAGGTAACAGCAATAGGGATGGAAAGCGAGCTAGTTGATAAAGATCTTGATGGATCTGCTTTTGTTTATGGATCATTGGGCTTTATTGACAAAGTTTTATGTGGAGTGTTTTTGTACTTTCTCGAGTCATATGAGAGTAAGCATCTGCTTCCCCTCTCTCCGTCTACTATTTTTCATGCACGTCGGTTTGTTATGCACCACAAGTTCGATTCAGGTTAATGATAAATTAACTTGAGGTTTGTTCTGAATAATGCAGGCGCAGATCCTGTTGCCTGTGATCCAGCATATCCTTGTTTCTCTGTTACACGATTTTCTCTAGGTTTCATTCCAGGGATTTCTGCCTTAATTGGAGTTGTAGTCGCATTCTTCATAAGATTCCACACATCCCATCCTAAGCCATTGACAGAACCTTTCTTGGCATAGCTCTCAAGGTGTAAAACGTGCAATAAATTCAGGGGTATTTTACTAATGTGGGATGGGGAAAAAATGACTGGTGCATAGGCCAGTGTATGGCCAATTAGTTCTGAATTCAAATTTGAGATACATATTCAGTTATGTACTCGTGAATAGTCTTTGttgttataatattaataaaataatatattaaggTGGCCAATTAGTCCCgaattcaagttcaaattatatatttaaccAGAGATACACTTGAAAGGTATAGTCACCATACAAATCAGTAATATAATAATAGAGATGACGTACTAAAATTTTGGGTTTGCAAAAGATTATACAAACTATTAGATATTCGTAATAGGAACAACATTGTGCATCTGTTAACAGCAGCCGAAAGATGTTGATATCTATGCAACAAAGAATTGCTCCAAGCTAATTCTATTTCACTTGGAAATAGaactttgatttctcaaatTAAATGTACTTTTCAGTTTATGCTTTCGAGAGATATATAGAAGtagtctttttctttatttcttttgaagagaGAAAGTGTGATTCCCTTTTAATATGAGGAGAATAGAATGTTACAGACACCCACGTTCATAATGGTACTAGTTGTCTTGTGTGAGGTAACTCCTTAGTAACCTCTTAATAACTTTTTTATAGGTTTCACaggtttattttatcatgaatcaaccccgtaggctgcgactgtgGTCCGATCTGGGCCCCCGTATACGTAACTGTCAAATAtagccaaattgaactatgcgtaatgtgatactacacccaaaaacccccaaaggggtcaaaaccttttcatatacttgtagcctctttcacttgtatcataacatgaaagcaTGCAAGCCGACAGGGCTGCCATAACAAAATAACCTTTACAACACGACATACAGGCATAGCTGAAACAAACtaataaacaacccacatacacatgtctacagacctctaagagaattaactgcatcatatggcgggacagggcccccgccgtacccctgaataaacacatatatacatcaaatgactagtatcaaatGGTAGGCTctggaacagtggagcacttccaacatagctgagtggaaatcctaagctggagggtctccaaaatgaacatctgtacctgcgggcatgaaacgcagccctccgaagaaagggggtcagtatgatacatgtactgagtatataaaacataacacagtggaaacaagtataacatttaataaatcactgtacctgcatcttataaaatgagggcatgtatatcatcctcccaCACCGTACCCGGCCCGCTGTGGAACTCAgagttatcatatcatcgtatacggcatcatatcatcgtatacgacatcatatcatatgttacaaatatattattatgctTTCATATGCACACCTATATACtgtattcggccctttagtgagggactcggtgaagggagTAGTGTATATTCACATCGTACCGTTACCATCTCATACCATCATAtcttatcatcatatata
Proteins encoded in this window:
- the LOC129875490 gene encoding uncharacterized protein LOC129875490 isoform X2; the encoded protein is MADEMVDDEPKALGRCSIFTYGVGHMLNDITSSCWYTYLLLYLTDIGLSPSNAATVTLTGQFADAFTTIIAGELIDRFGHFKIWHGMGCLLVALSFTSLFGGCLPCKILGSDSPAVQTVGYCISAVVFCSGWSCTQISHMSMVNGVTLNPTSRVACVSCRNAFTMIASLILYVIAFFVFNKKTYSSQVDIKNQYQLMAYISIFIGAVFVIIFQLGTKEPSLKLKYDGKRAKASWTYWLKKVLYYQVLSIYVLTRVVSNVSQELKWSGERLKAFFSAGGLLWLFCGAAVIFLPINMNAFMYVLSILIGIGNALMMVTAIGMESELVDKDLDGSAFVYGSLGFIDKVLCGVFLYFLESYESADPVACDPAYPCFSVTRFSLGFIPGISALIGVVVAFFIRFHTSHPKPLTEPFLA
- the LOC129875490 gene encoding uncharacterized protein LOC129875490 isoform X1; this translates as MADEMVDDEPKALGRCSIFTYGVGHMLNDITSSCWYTYLLLYLTDIGLSPSNAATVTLTGQFADAFTTIIAGELIDRFGHFKIWHGMGCLLVALSFTSLFGGCLPCKILGSDSPAVQTVGYCISAVVFCSGWSCTQISHMSMVNGVTLNPTSRVACVSCRNAFTMIASLILYVIAFFVFNKKTYSSQVDIKNQYQLMAYISIFIGAVFVIIFQLGTKEPSLKLKYDGKRAKASWTYWLKKVLYYQVLSIYVLTRVVSNVSQTFLAVYVINDLRMSPSSKALIPAIIYLSSFIASVLLQELKWSGERLKAFFSAGGLLWLFCGAAVIFLPINMNAFMYVLSILIGIGNALMMVTAIGMESELVDKDLDGSAFVYGSLGFIDKVLCGVFLYFLESYESADPVACDPAYPCFSVTRFSLGFIPGISALIGVVVAFFIRFHTSHPKPLTEPFLA